One Schistocerca nitens isolate TAMUIC-IGC-003100 chromosome 1, iqSchNite1.1, whole genome shotgun sequence DNA segment encodes these proteins:
- the LOC126242740 gene encoding transcription factor Adf-1-like has product MTIPVQNFDQNVIMEFDEYLIELVRSHSELYNMTDRRYSDSVWKETLWKEIGEEVGRPGPECKRRWVSLRDQFRKCVIKKTKSGQAAIPKKPWKYEEIMAFLRPYMLERETVSNITVDICSEDESNSEVSSPIPDIENNSDLRSETSKVAIREELQTLHLLL; this is encoded by the exons atAATGGAGTTCGACGAGTATTTGATTGAATTAGTTCGTTCTCATTCAGAGCTATATAATATGACTGATAGGAGATACAGTGATTCCGTTTGGAAAGAAACACTGTGGAAGGAAATTGGAGAAGAGGTGGGGCGTCCAG GCCCTGAATGCAAGCGACGATGGGTGTCACTGAGAGaccaatttagaaaatgtgttattaAAAAAACAAAGAGTGGACAAGCTGCCATACCCAAGAAGCCATGGAAGTATGAGGAGATTATGGCTTTCCTGCGCCCATACATGCTGGAGCGGGAAACAGTTTCTAACATAACTGTTGATATTTGCTCAGAGGATGAATCAAACAGTGAGGTGTCATCACCTATTCCGGACATTGAAAATAACAGTGATTTGAGGTCAGAGACAAGCAAAGTGGCAATAAGAGAAGAACTACAGACTCTGCATCTGCTTCTCTGA